The genomic region TTTGTTGTGTTCGTCCTCGTTTGGTTGGAAGACTTTCACCATTTCTCTTGTCTGGTTGAGGTGTGCGGGTGCTGTCAAGCACTTGTACACCTGCAAACACGAGAAGCTGCAAGGTTATGTTTGATCAGCTGCACAGTAACCACAGAGAGGCTCCAGTAAAAATCCAAAGAAATTCCCATGATGCTTCACCAATCCCAAAGGCAGCACGCCCCGAAGGAGAGTCCATCTCATGAATATCTCAAGTTAAAAACTAAGCCCCTGTTTTCCCtggggggtcaccacagcagatccaaaggtggatctacatgttgattttcccttcctgacgtaactccacattatatgtaggaacgtggcaggggtggggtttgaaccaggaaccttcacaGTAAGAGTTTCACAGTAAGTCTGCAGCCATGCTCACCCTGCTTTTACATTTAAACTGGTTTATTGCAAAGTGCATTTTGTAACATGAGTTATTATCTGCAATTATTTAGCTTTGTTACGTGTAACAACAGAGAGACTGATTCCACAGCAGTTTTCAGTTCGTGCTCATCATTAACTCAGCTATTTGGTAAAAGAGGTCCCATGTCTCAGAGTAAGAAGTCACAATGCTCTCCACCCGATTTCACATGAGGAGCATTAATCACATTTGGGTTGATTATTGAACTCATTGGTTTGGTTTACAATCTCAGTCTCTTCTATCATAGTGTTGGCGGTATTGCACAACCCACATCATGACACACTATCACACACTGGTGTACTGCCCACCCCAAGAAGACCTGACCTGTACTTTCAGACTAACAATGATCTCATCAGCCTTTGGCAGCAGCTGTACCTGCTTCAGATGTTGGTGCAGTTTCTTGCAGTCCAGCAGGGGCAGCTCCTCCGGTAGAGACATTATTAGGTCCAGAACGATAGCACTTTCTGAAAAACATAAAATTAAATACTAATTTTCAATGAGAGAATGATTATAATTAAAACAGCCCTGAGCTCATGTACAGCTTATTAAAGGCAGGCCTAAATACTCACACCATATTATTAACAGGCCAACCAGcactttattaaaaaacaaaactttgaaCTACACAACACCACAAACTGCTCATAGTCCACAGGACCAAGTGGGTTTGTGGGACCAATAAGGTGATgataacaacacttacaatccggTCTTTGTATACTATAGCTTACATGAAAATGTATGTTCAACCAAGTgttaaaggtatagtgccactgtttttttcttaagatttaagtcaaaaaaggattttctttggcaccactatacttTTATTCCTTATAATGTCGATaagagattcataatatgatactgtcaatataatcaaaattcattctgtctggaaacaattcagAATTTCAGctcctgaaggggagaaattcaaaggatcagatgctatgaccaatgATTGTAGGACTTTTGGACATGGATGTTTCGAACATCGTCCACCAGCCTGGGTTGTTTTAGACACTGAATATAGTATGTTTCAGACATGAACTACAAATTTAGTTTAAAAATAATGAGAtggttaatttatttaaatcgCACCCTTTCCCACTCATATTACTGCAGAGGCCGACATCACTATTACGACTGCAATGCGATTAATTGTGCAGCCCGACTGGCTGCTGAGCTACAGCGGTCATCATCATTTATGGTTCATTTCATCTGCGGCAAAATAAACATGAAAAGAAAGGAGACCTTGGAAGAGTTTTAACAATTTAACTAATAATACGTTTTCACAATCTCTTTGAAGGTCAACACGATCAAAGCAACGCCTCAATAACACAAACCTGCATTTTCACTAAAGGTCTACTATGTGTGAatgcactataaaaaaaaaaaacatactccaAGATTAGACACCACATACTCAAACTGTGTCTTCATCTAAAGACAACAGATTCATTCATTAACATCAACAAAAATAACGACTCCAAGGTAACGAATTTCCAACTCACCCATGGGGTTTAGAACACACCCATCACTCTGCTTGTGGACAGCACTCAAATAGCAATAGATCTTCTCAAAGTCTACGTTGTACTTGACATCAAATGAACTGGGACAACTGTCTGTGGAGAGCAGCGGGGAGCACTCGGATGACCCGAGTGAGGCAGTAGCCACAGCAGATGAAGCTGCAATGGTGAGAGACGAGGACGTGGGGGTGTCAGGAGTGGATGAAGGGGGTTTTGAAGCTGGAACAGAGGAGGCCACGGTGGAGTGATGCTGTTCTGATGGTGCATCACCAGCTGGATTCACTGGGGCAGCAGTGCTGATGGGCTGAAGACAGGCAATAACCTCAGCAGGTTCCTGTGGCTGGGAACCAGGGGAATGAACCAAAGGTGGATCTGATGAGGAAGATGTTTCACTGGGTGCATGCAGGATTAGAGGCTCTGAGGACTGTGCGGTCTCCCTGACAGCTGCCACACCAGAAACAGAAAGTCCAAGTGGAGGAACTTGTCCTGTAGAGTCTACAGAAGAGTCTGAAGAGACCTGGGTCACAGTCTGTGGAACTGGCAATACTGATCCACTTGCTGCGCTTGAGCGACAAAAACTGGCAGCAGAATTTGACGTGACACAGGCCGTGTGTGGCGTCGCAGCTGTGGTACAGCGCTCGTGCTGACACAGAGGTACGGGTTTGCTGGTCTCTCTCGTCACTTGGGAAGGTGCTGGTACTGCTGGTCCCACACTTGAGGCAGGAGCTCTGAGCCTCGACACAGGGACGGCTGCACTGGTGGTTTTGCTGCCAGGAGAGTCACCTGAGGCAGGAAAAACACTGTCAATATGAAATAACTAAATATCTATAGTAGAGCCTGACTCATAATATCGGCCGATACGACCATAACTGCAGAGGGGTGAAACTGAGCTAATACAATTAATAAACGtaacagttttgactgtgttgaatgcctggtctccaaagtaaaggtcaacgtccattggactcTGACATGTAagtgtactgcatttatatagcacttttccatctgcatcagacgctcaaagcgctttacaataatgcctcacattcaccccgatgtcagggtgctgtcatacaaggtgctcactacacacctgaaGCAACTAGGAGACTAAGGTGGACGCATCGTCATGACCTGAAttaaacatttgagaaagcgccaCATTTAATAacggaaggattttttttttttttaaccggagcaaaaagacaaaatcagccaggaTGAGATGATTTACCCAGACacaaaatatgagtaaattaagtatgtttattaattttttttttggtggtttcatgttgttttttgtaaataaggaaaagcGCCAGTGGCCATCCTGAAAgtgcttcatgtattcagagcgggAGTGCCACctcgtgttcaagagatgaaacttcagcctctGAATCAACAGTAAATAAATGCTATTTAATTCTGTCTCCAAAACATTCAAATCCAGActcgcatcttagatgtaccttctggcaaattgtacctgtagttttgagatctgcacaataaatgttttcgAAATTACagtatatctgtttttgttttttgttgttgtttttatttattttgatcaatttacctttgctcagggacccattcagaaacacataaTGATTTTTACACTTACGTTTATATcgcattatacgagggctgtcaataaagttacggtcctttttatttttttcaaaaactatatggatttcattcatatgtttttacgtcagacacgcttgaaccctcgtgcgcatgcgtgagtttttccacgcctgtcggtgacgtcattcgcctgtgagcactccttgtgggaggagtcgtccagcccctcatcggaattcctttgtctgagaagttgctgagagactggcgcgttgttagatcaaaattttttctaaacctgtgagacacatcgaagtggacacggttcgaaaaattaagctggttttcagtgaaaattttaacggctgatgagagattttgaggtgattctgtcgctttaaggacttttcacggtgcgagacgtcgcgcagcgctctcaggcggcatcgtcagcctgttcaagctgaaaacctccacatttcaggctctattgatccaggacgtcgtgagagaacagagaagtttcagaagaagtcggtttcagcattttatccggatattccactgttaaaagagatttttttaatgaaagacgtgcggacgggtccgcgcgtcgggacgcagccgccgcgacgctccgccacaggaaaaacacctctgttgaaagccttaaggacaagttggaacatgtcctgcctgttaaacaatttctcatatactcactccactgaaagccatcaaaagccgcctggattttacaaatggttatcaacacggaggtgtttttcctgtgccgccgcaccgcgtcggctgcgtcccgacgcgcggatccgtccgcacgtctttcattaaaaaaaatctcctttaacagtggaatatccggataaaatgctgaaaccgacttcttctgaaacttctctgttctctcacgacgccctggatcaatagagcctgaaatgtggaggttttcagcttgaacaggctgatgacgccgcctgagagcgctgcgcgacgtctcacaccgtgaaaagtccttaaagcgacagaatcacctcaaaatctctcatcagctgttaaaattttcactgaaaaccagcttaatttttagaaccgtgtccacttcgatgtgtctcacaggtttagaaaaaattttgatcaaacaatgcgccagtctctcagcaacttctcagacaaaggaattccgacgaggggctggacgactcctcccacaaggagtgctcacaggcgaatgacgtcaccgacaggcgtggaaaaactcacgcatgcgcacgagggttcaagcatgtctgacgtaaaaacatatgaatgaaatccatatagtttttgaaaaaaataaaaaggaccgttactttattgacagccctcgtataccgtTACTGTGAAGGGATTAAATTTATACGTGATACGACTTTTAGGCCATATCGCCCACccctagtccaaactataccttttgaaatctttatgatcacagACAGAGATTTGTGTGactagtgtagttttcaatatgattggagcattttaaaattttgaccccagtgcaattcttcaactgacccctacgtggccgcctactgaaaattcaagtggccagtcaggctTTTTCAaaggagtaatgtctaaggaatatttgtgacaaatttggtgattgtgtcaccatttgcaggattcctctgtaaatattctgttatctgttgcAATTACTAGGACCTGTGGAGATCCCGAGGTGTTGTGGATGCACCCAGAGTTGACTTCACTTGATGGCAGTGAAAAATACAGCATAGGGCACAAAAGCACTGTAATTTACGCAATTAGACATGGTTGTGTTTTGGGTTCAATATGAAAATAAACCAACCAGAGGGTCATCCGTCATTCCCTTTAAGACCCATGTGGTAGACCTGACACGTAACTATTTAGACGACAAACTCAGAAGATGCTTTGCTGCAAGGAAAAGCTTCTGTGGGACGCATGTGAGCACCAGCCATCTACCACAGCTGCTTGAGGCAGAGGATTTGTGTGACTTACTCGTATTTCCACAAAGCCTCCTCCTCAGCCAACCACCAAATCCCATCCATATCCCACCATGCACAGCTTTTGGTGAAGCAGTTGGCTGGGAGGCTTGTTGAAGCGTCAAAGCGAGATTAATCTCGAAATCACTATTCTATGTTATTGACTGTGTATTAAGAGATGCTACAAGCATACACTCCATCAGCATTTCTTAAATACACCAGCTgggggtgtcacaatacatgtatttgtgttGAACTGCACGGTACGCACGCGATGGTTCGGTTCACAGAACTGCACGCAGAATACATGGTACGGCTCTGCGCAGTATGACAGGTTCATATGTTTCCGTAAGTCACAGACATATCGTCTCATTTCCACAGACTGTGTGTCCAGTTCCGTGCTCTGTGCAGGAGCCGTGTCCAGACCCTCAGTACAAGAGGCGTGGCCACGCCCCCTGAGCCCGCTGTCTGTTTCTGAcacaaaaagaggaaacagtgaaCCAGGCGGTTAAAGCAAGTGAATGGATTATTCCAATCAGTTTTGGGaccataaattgaactgaaattaaaatggaacatttttaaagtgGGGCCATAGAAATCTAGAGTATGTTCTGTGTTAAAGAGAGAatgcagagaaaataaagaatttgaccACTAAGCTGTAAATGTGCACTCCTCTGACTTGGATAACGTAACCGAATACCTATATTCTGAACAGTTTTTGGATTTGTCTCAGACAACGAGACAAGTATTACCAGCTCATTAGTAGAGCCCGGCCGATattagcccttttcaaagtactcactatcggccaaaattttgccgatagaaatgGCGATAATttatcataaacagaacagttactgaaatgtttgtgtctgcaatgtaaaatgtccttgcgctgtttgtccagtagatggagctctgactccattcaactgagagctgcttacacccctgcttaaatgtgttcatcaccggcccccgtagttcagtcacactgcactgatcggctgaaaaAAGCATACAACCTCTGCTTGCACTaaggttgtttgaaagttttttgttcttgaaagttgcagaatagaaaaataaaggagtgttgtgaaaataatgtttccttagtgtttgtgtttctttcctctcacaattacttgtctgcaactgaaaaagttttctacctgtaatataacctatatctaagttgcagcaacaagaggtacaggatcagatgtatttcacaactcttttaaggatatgtatttgctaatttcacaaatgtttaattcttgattgcatttttttgaacttgaaaattcttctctgttataaagttaatcaatatgaggacaaagcttcagtttTTACCTCATTCctattttgttaagggtccaaaaaagaatattttattcattaaaataaaatatcggctgatttatcggctatccagccgatttatcgattattggcatttttttcatctAAATATCGTAATcggcattggcctcaaaaaatcTGTATTCGTCGGGCTCTACTCATTAGTATAACTAAATAATGTAATTTAAAACACACAGTCTGTTGAAATCAAGAATACCTTCTGCAAAACAAGATAAAATGAACAATAACTGACATTGGATTATTCACATGTTGCACCCTGAATCTGTACCGTGGACATGCAAACAAGCCACGGATCCTATAGGCCCAGTGCGACTAATAGGTCTGCCTCTGCGCGGTGATGGACTGTGAGCCTGTGAAGGGACAGAGTTCTTCAAAGTACAAGGCTCTGTTGAGGACACGATCAGCATCTGGGAAAAGGGACAGAGATTAACACTGAAATAAacacaaacatccatccatccatcctcttaCGCAAAAATCTATAATGGCCCGAGAGAGAAAACTGCAACGCACACCGAGCTCAACCATACCTGagagaaagcagcagaaatgggtTCTATCAGTTTTCCAGCCACCGCACAAGCCAAATCCGTCCAGAGCTCGAGGGACTTTTTGTCCCTCTTCTCCTGCATGTGCAGTTTGAACTTCACAGATGTTATCACTTTGTTCTTCAGAGCTTCCACTGCAGAACGGATCTAAAAGGATGACACGTGCCTGTCAGTAATACAACCCCGAATCAGAAAAcactgattcttacatttactttgacatttatttcattgcagaaagTATGAACCCAACAGACTTCAGGTTTTGTGTGATTCaactcatttaatttgttaatatgaaTGTTTTCATGAGACAAATTATAAGATGAacacgtgaacatttccaagtcacctgCTGGGATTCCATTACAGATTTGGATACTTTCAGAATGTTGCTAAAAAACTCTTGTGAAATCACACAGTTTCCATTAAGTTGTTAAATGTCAATACTGGAATTTGTCCTCTTACGATAACGGTCATTCAAGCGAGGTTCTCATGAGAACTGCAATTCCAACAGTCATGGCGATGGATCTGTAAGTTCCAGGGCTGGTATGATCATGATTTAaatcactgttttaaaaaaaaaaaaaatcatcaaaaacttttttttttagagatcAGAACGTCaccaaaatatgaaatcagtGCCGGTATTTGTAcatgtgcacctttatgttttaacatgtcaataaagattataactaatgatattatttgtatagACTCATctgagtgaaataaataaaaatgaaaaaagccCATTTGTCCAAGCCATGCTTGACGGCATTATAAACAATGCTGTTGGGAGTCCCCTCAATTGTGTAAATTATGTAATGAAACCATTTCAATAAGTGAAagtgttttctgcattgtttattcagtaaaataaaagctttcatgggtgattctttaactatgggcactattggccttgtaaatgtaatttccaccacaccattgccttacaatataaagcgccttggggcaactgtttgttgtgatttggtgctatatacatgtgctctgatgtcactgtttatctccatagaaactacccaaacaatctttcatacaaactgtttaaagggacattacagtgttgtggtggaaattacggcaacagtgtgggacaactacattttgtttaaaaaaatcacaacagttgtatgacactgaataccccaattatgttttgattattttactgatattttattcagagattttaaaacattagaaaaaacgtttctttaccattcatttttatcattgaagatcaaaagtctgggtgtgggacaagcacaaaatggcaatatttgcatataatgatgctgacaaaaggtgaaaaagtcatcacagactactagaacaactttcgtaacacactttcattgtaaagataactataaaagtgtgaaatttccccttttttctgtttttcatacaatatgatcaaaggacataagtgcccgtagtctaagaatcaccctcatattgTCAGAAAAAAACACCAATACTGATGCCATATTTGCCGGAATTATCGGCCAATTGAAACGTCGGTGGAACTCTAATTTATATCAatcactagctgagttacccgttgtACGCACATGTAACAGACatgaattttagccatgttactgtatatttcatgtcactttagttatagTGTagcaagttgcattgcattgtgtgtatgttgtcattcattttcatagagCAACTTATTCATGagcctcaagtgaatgatgataaaaggtgatagcatgtcatatcactgcaatgctccgcCATGACGTACATAGCAGgtccattttaattgaaaaaaaatgtgtgttaaCTGGCACACGGCATGCGCTAGTCCGTTCCgactgtaattaaagtgcaccctcgcCAGCTGCAACTACGTAGTAAGTGTGATggtgctacctgacctgagtaccatgtgaactgcaaaaataacggctccagtgagcgggtcgtgaTTTAATATATAAGGCTAACCGTGTGTGTATGTTCGCACACGTACGCTTTcagcctaagggccccagtgaccgcCCCCTTGGTGGCCCCAGTCACCGTgacaagtttggtgtcgatttcttaattactgtggctgtgcatagcacacacacacacggtcagcgtTATATATTAGattgagaaatacaaacagtatggtacagtcacttgcccagttccagatcatTGCCGGTTCCAGATCACTGTAGTATTTGCGCAACCGTTCCTCGtaatcagcgcgaataagctaatacttggtaccaatggaaagactgatgttttgtctacagacGATCACAAGcttgaccggatccagccatccttgtgatcagcagaggaatcaaaacatccggtGTCGGTGGTGTGCGcacgttttctgactcactcattcctgcgaGTGTGAAAGTGACGATCTCTAACAAGTAGCAacggtgagttagccattcagtgtttttggttctagagtgggaaaatacttacatgGGTAGACAATgttagtgtgttatgtcttgctgtttaattgctgcacgcatttatctctgacgcgaaaacctgccggttgtggatcactgaagcagcagcctcgtgtcagtacttgtgagccatgtgtactttgggggtcatctcaacattactttttaatttgggagaaatctcacctccacacatttaaaaccctcctttgctctccatctctaacaatataagGTGCGAAATGATAGCAAGTTGGGGCATCTTGTGCTATCCTGAGCCACTTCATTAAGTTAAAAGCTTAGGGGGAgatgtcaaaatccaagaatgtttattaccacagattttattttatcttcatttattaaggaatgccacccaatttgagtaaacacttcattttttgcttgtaaaaaagTATAACAGTGCCTcttgaaactaagtaaattctcatttaataagtatcaaatcaaatcaattttatttatatagcgccaaatcacaacagttgccccaaggcgctttatattgtaaggcaaagccatacaataattacggaaaaaccccaacggtcaaaacgaccccctgtgagcaagcacttggcgacagtgggaaggaaaaactcccttttaacaggatgaaacctccagcagaaccaggctcagggaggggcagtcttctgctgggactggttggggctgagggagagaaccaggaaaaagtataatttatatcatgtgttcaaaacacattcttgggcacagtgtgtatcaatTCTGCATTCGAAGGGCTCCAGCcggatgccaggaatgaacccaaagtgacacagagtgtcgtgatccagaatcgGCAAGGTGATCCATTTCCAGCAAATAtttgcgccacacataatgtggcttcacactttaagtagaagggctaccccatccagacgtcttcagctagataacatccaaatacccaataaaggatattcagttgcattatggctctgtatagcgggactttaaaaaaaggtgatccagaactgggaaaCTGTCTGTACTGTGTTTACCACTCAGTCTCAGAATCTgcacttctcaaaaactgtgtaTCCATGCTGGAGgatgatgagtgagggaagccaccaagacactatgGATGGACAAACTGCATAGCGCAACTTTTGTTtgctgcatcaccagttatacagctccatgatgaagtggtgtaaacAAGGTTTATTCAAGCAAAATTTCAGCTacgatttgccagaaggcacatggggaaACCCGAGCCTGGGCCTTACACACGCGCAATGACTCTTGTGGCTGCAGCTGGTAGAGggggggcgataccgggaattttggtattgatccaataccaagtaaatacaggcccagtatcgccaatatcaattccgatacgttttcatatttaagcttcatagacccaaaggatccaaaagacctagggctgaatttcgccaaacattgtacgtgacaacaaaatactttatcacaatcaacatttttgtttaaaaaatatcacaatacaacttaaaacaaaatctcctgaggtagagggctgacaaaccacaatataagggtgcgctgctccgtgttgtgtgacatctttttacacgaggatcgttcaatatcaataccagcgtcggtatcgatattaggatcgatccgcccacctctagcagcTGGAATTACCTCGAACGAGGTTCTGGTCGGGACGCTCTTCCTCAGGAAAACATAGTCGATCTCGCTCTCGCCTCCGGCGGTCCTCTCGAGTTTTTTGAGGGCGGACAGTAGCTGGTATCGTTCTTTTCGTTTCCACTCGGTCAGGAGACCAGTCGAACGCCGCACTCGGACCTGAGACTGGCTCAGCTCGCGGTTCGGCTTCGAGCGTTGACGAGGAGGCGGCTTCATGTCGGCTCAGGACCAGGACACAAGCTGAGAAAACCAGAACCAGGTCAAACCAAAAATATCAACCAGTTATCTTTCCTCAAATTCAAACAGCGCGACGCACGAGACCACAACAAACTTCCAAAACAAAAGACACTCTTCCTCCTCCTCAACATTAAGGCATC from Thalassophryne amazonica chromosome 23, fThaAma1.1, whole genome shotgun sequence harbors:
- the LOC117505297 gene encoding snRNA-activating protein complex subunit 2-like → MKPPPRQRSKPNRELSQSQVRVRRSTGLLTEWKRKERYQLLSALKKLERTAGGESEIDYVFLRKSVPTRTSFEIRSAVEALKNKVITSVKFKLHMQEKRDKKSLELWTDLACAVAGKLIEPISAAFSQMLIVSSTEPCTLKNSVPSQAHSPSPRRGRPISRTGPIGSVACLHVHGDSPGSKTTSAAVPVSRLRAPASSVPASKPPSSTPDTPTSSSLTIAASSAVATASLGSSECSPLLSTDSCPSSFDVKYNVDFEKIYCYLSAVHKQSDGCVLNPMESAIVLDLIMSLPEELPLLDCKKLHQHLKQVYKCLTAPAHLNQTREMVKVFQPNEDEHNKRCTTTPQEGFSRTQAPSSDFTKSDPKQNKISTDTSNQQDAAGASLNNTGLNLQSDCEQTLSQSCWSDDASMKSDDISVTWHCPPPKSLYGPTKTFNASISHVYPRAILG